In Rhabdothermincola sediminis, a single genomic region encodes these proteins:
- a CDS encoding acyltransferase family protein — MALAEVEAPPERPRPGREPATGAAPRRAQLPYFPALDGLRGLAVAAVLAFHGGFSWMVGGFLGVSTFFTLSGFLITSLLLAERGGRGVLDLRAFWARRFRRLMPAALACLAFVILFGVFAADATQRRNLAGDELSALAYVANWRFILADSSYADLFAAPSPVLHFWSIAIEEQFYLVLPVLLGGLYTLGAMAKTSEDPRRRYWLMRIRHYYRGLTAGVIGALAVVSFCLVRFGGFSVDRIYFGTDTRASELLVGGLLAAVLFHAPVTARLARPGAVRSAAAGFGILALIAMAVLWVRTPQTSSWLYEGGFTLYAGISALVVLAAILPAGPVPKLLAIAPIRHLGRISYGVYLYHWPVFLWVRQETTLGLWPRFALSVAITLVMAELSFRYLETPIREGRGLLDVRPVRLVPYLVPMIVVVVLTVSLTAPKSTLDFGTVPFDYDTAAARDGRHPAATTPPLPSVAFFGDSTAITTGWGVGAYLQATGAGSNVEGYAGLGCSVIRTDERRIEGVVDRSRPNCLDWEHLWGEKIAQGKPDVAVVQIGPWDIADRKVPGADGWRSPGDPRFDEFALSEMAHAVDVLSGQGALVVWLTSPLPGRAATIDDKPGWDATARMKALNAIIDRLPDRRPGKVRVVDLADWFGSLSEEEDARLRPDGIHLTMDTSREAADSFIAGAIIDAWRGWWEARQESEAQPSPETTQTPTPAAAVSVVVVGDGTAEQIAGGLSGWAEANGGITVRYSGAPTCGIGRQGTRRDPVTNAEEALPADCTNWEDRFPLVLAGTPADVVVAHTGLWDVVDRSLDPGVWRTINDDTYDLYLLGELLAASDRLHVNGARVVWLLTPHVDPGRAADGTPGARPASEPERIDRLNDLLREVAAKRDFVTVLDYAEQARSWPGGEFDARMRADGVGLTPDGGRAIADWLAPHLIDLVWPAAGAR; from the coding sequence GTGGCGCTCGCTGAGGTCGAGGCCCCGCCAGAGCGACCACGACCGGGGCGTGAACCCGCCACCGGCGCGGCACCGAGGCGAGCACAGCTCCCCTACTTCCCCGCGCTCGACGGGCTCCGAGGGTTGGCCGTCGCCGCGGTGCTGGCCTTCCACGGAGGCTTCAGCTGGATGGTCGGCGGCTTCCTCGGGGTGTCGACGTTCTTCACCCTCTCGGGGTTCCTGATCACCTCGCTGCTGCTGGCGGAGCGCGGCGGCCGCGGCGTGCTCGACCTCCGGGCCTTCTGGGCCCGCCGCTTCCGCCGGTTGATGCCAGCTGCGCTGGCCTGCCTCGCGTTCGTCATCCTCTTCGGTGTCTTCGCCGCAGACGCTACGCAGCGGCGCAACCTCGCAGGCGACGAGTTGTCGGCGTTGGCGTACGTCGCGAACTGGCGATTCATCCTCGCGGACAGCTCCTATGCCGACCTGTTCGCCGCGCCCTCCCCGGTGCTGCACTTCTGGAGCATCGCGATCGAGGAGCAGTTCTACCTGGTCCTGCCCGTGCTGTTGGGTGGGCTGTACACGCTCGGAGCGATGGCCAAGACCTCCGAGGACCCCAGACGCCGTTACTGGCTGATGAGGATCCGGCACTACTACCGAGGGCTCACGGCGGGGGTCATCGGCGCACTCGCCGTGGTGTCGTTCTGCCTGGTCCGCTTCGGCGGCTTCAGTGTCGACCGGATCTACTTCGGGACCGACACCCGGGCCAGCGAGCTGCTGGTCGGTGGCCTTCTCGCCGCGGTGCTGTTCCACGCCCCGGTCACCGCCCGCCTGGCTCGGCCAGGCGCGGTGCGCTCGGCGGCGGCCGGCTTCGGGATCCTGGCACTCATCGCCATGGCCGTGCTGTGGGTCCGTACACCTCAGACCAGCAGCTGGCTGTACGAGGGCGGCTTCACCCTCTACGCGGGGATCTCGGCGTTGGTGGTCCTGGCTGCGATCCTCCCGGCGGGACCCGTCCCGAAGCTGCTCGCGATCGCGCCGATCCGGCACCTCGGTCGCATCTCCTACGGCGTGTACCTCTACCACTGGCCGGTCTTCCTCTGGGTCCGGCAGGAGACGACCCTCGGGCTCTGGCCCCGGTTCGCGTTGAGCGTGGCCATCACGCTGGTGATGGCCGAGCTGTCGTTCCGCTATCTCGAGACCCCGATCCGCGAAGGACGGGGGCTGCTCGATGTACGGCCGGTCCGGCTGGTGCCCTACTTGGTGCCCATGATCGTGGTCGTGGTCCTCACCGTGAGCCTCACGGCCCCCAAGTCGACCCTCGACTTCGGGACCGTCCCGTTCGACTACGACACCGCCGCGGCGCGCGACGGGCGGCACCCGGCAGCAACGACGCCACCACTGCCCAGCGTGGCCTTCTTCGGTGACTCGACCGCCATCACGACCGGGTGGGGAGTCGGCGCCTATCTCCAGGCGACCGGGGCCGGCAGCAACGTCGAAGGCTACGCGGGGCTCGGCTGCAGTGTGATCCGCACCGACGAGCGGCGCATCGAAGGCGTCGTCGACCGCTCGAGGCCGAACTGCCTCGACTGGGAGCATCTCTGGGGCGAGAAGATCGCTCAGGGCAAGCCCGACGTCGCTGTCGTGCAGATCGGACCCTGGGACATCGCCGATCGCAAGGTGCCCGGTGCCGACGGCTGGCGATCCCCGGGTGATCCCCGCTTCGACGAGTTCGCGCTCTCCGAGATGGCGCATGCCGTTGACGTCCTCTCAGGGCAGGGAGCGTTGGTGGTCTGGCTCACCAGCCCGCTGCCCGGGCGGGCGGCGACCATCGATGACAAGCCCGGATGGGACGCGACCGCGCGTATGAAGGCGTTGAACGCGATCATCGACCGGTTGCCGGACCGGCGGCCCGGCAAGGTCAGGGTGGTCGACCTGGCCGACTGGTTTGGCTCGCTGAGCGAGGAGGAGGACGCCCGGCTCCGGCCGGACGGGATCCACCTCACGATGGACACCTCCCGGGAGGCCGCTGACTCGTTCATCGCCGGCGCGATCATCGACGCCTGGCGAGGCTGGTGGGAAGCACGCCAGGAGAGCGAGGCCCAACCATCTCCCGAGACCACGCAGACCCCCACACCGGCCGCCGCCGTCTCGGTGGTCGTGGTCGGCGACGGAACCGCCGAGCAGATCGCGGGGGGTCTGAGCGGCTGGGCGGAGGCCAACGGTGGCATCACGGTGCGCTACTCGGGTGCCCCGACCTGCGGCATCGGCCGGCAAGGAACCCGGCGCGATCCGGTGACCAACGCCGAGGAGGCGCTACCGGCCGACTGCACCAACTGGGAAGACCGCTTCCCCCTGGTGCTCGCCGGCACCCCTGCGGACGTCGTCGTCGCGCACACAGGACTGTGGGACGTGGTCGACCGCAGCCTCGACCCCGGCGTGTGGCGGACGATCAACGACGACACCTACGACCTCTACCTGCTCGGTGAGCTGCTCGCCGCGTCGGATCGCCTGCACGTGAACGGAGCCCGTGTCGTCTGGCTCCTCACCCCGCACGTCGATCCGGGCCGGGCGGCAGATGGCACGCCGGGCGCGCGACCGGCCTCGGAGCCGGAGCGGATCGACCGTCTCAACGACCTCCTACGCGAGGTGGCGGCCAAACGCGACTTCGTGACCGTGCTCGACTACGCGGAGCAGGCACGGTCGTGGCCCGGCGGCGAGTTCGACGCCCGGATGCGCGCGGACGGTGTGGGCCTCACTCCCGACGGGGGGCGTGCCATCGCCGACTGGCTCGCGCCACACCTCATCGACCTGGTGTGGCCAGCCGCCGGAGCACGCTGA
- a CDS encoding DUF4012 domain-containing protein, with product MAPPTATATATDRTSIVRSRRRSLDRRIVRAVTAAAALAAVAAGGEATGLAVVDALWRAALAAVVTAAASRSRRWSWLWMAGLASAAAVGSPALIPSSAALLLALLGVFQDRRNRVLGACIGALTIQALLRLPDLGFHGLTALVTASAVAPALWSGYDRSQLSAQQRILRALAGSALVVFVLLVGLAIATISARNELQRGVSSARTGLEMIRAGDHEQAAARFERAASAFTSAHDALSSPWSQPARALPLVSQQVDALVGMSEAGGELARSASRMATSAPYHQLRAKRGTIDLELVRAMQQPVEDSTEALRSARERVASVRSPWLVPPIGSELDEFASDLDRSLPQAELASEGLRVAPRLLGGEGRRRYLLLFTSPAETRFLGGFVGSYGVLTALDGELTLERSGASAELSAGPGDEFHLEGFEETLVRYGRYQPQRFVQNLTVSPDLPTDAALARAVFPQTPGGEPIDGVIVADPFAIAALLELTGPVPVEGLDTPLDPTNAARYLLEGQYQRFEGDLDARRDRLAAAARATFDALLEADLPGPRRLGDVLGPMVEQKRLLVWTFDDAEQAFLEHLGAAGRFSPPDQSDYLSVRVANANANKIDAYLHRIIDYDVRFDPGTGQLSATLTVELVNDSPGSGLPPYVIGNHRGEPPGTNTTYLSLYTPSLVVGATIDGRPLALEPQRELGGTVWSALVSVPPQSRTTLRFQLEGQLPGGTTYHLAALSQPLAHPDLLRVRVSSADGAFGVREGEGLEIRDGSASGELTWSADHWLRAGFRRR from the coding sequence ATGGCGCCGCCCACGGCAACGGCCACCGCCACCGACCGGACGTCGATCGTCCGATCCCGACGTCGGTCCCTGGACCGCCGGATCGTACGTGCGGTCACCGCGGCTGCGGCGCTCGCCGCGGTCGCCGCCGGTGGCGAGGCCACCGGGCTCGCGGTGGTCGACGCGCTGTGGCGGGCCGCCCTGGCAGCGGTGGTCACCGCCGCTGCGTCCCGATCACGCCGGTGGTCCTGGTTGTGGATGGCCGGGCTCGCCAGTGCCGCCGCGGTCGGCTCCCCTGCCCTGATCCCCAGCTCGGCCGCGCTCCTCCTGGCACTCCTCGGGGTCTTCCAGGATCGCCGCAACCGGGTGCTCGGAGCATGCATCGGGGCGCTCACGATCCAAGCCCTGCTCCGGCTCCCCGACCTCGGCTTCCACGGCCTGACCGCACTGGTGACGGCGTCGGCCGTCGCGCCAGCGCTGTGGTCGGGCTACGACCGCAGCCAGCTGTCGGCGCAACAGCGGATCCTCCGAGCCCTCGCCGGGAGCGCGCTGGTGGTGTTCGTGCTCCTCGTCGGCCTGGCGATCGCCACGATCAGCGCCCGCAACGAGCTCCAGCGCGGGGTGTCCTCGGCACGGACAGGCCTGGAGATGATCCGTGCCGGTGATCACGAGCAGGCCGCCGCCCGCTTCGAGCGCGCCGCCTCCGCGTTCACGTCCGCGCACGACGCCCTCTCCTCGCCATGGAGCCAGCCCGCCCGAGCGCTCCCGCTCGTCTCCCAGCAGGTCGACGCCCTGGTCGGGATGTCCGAAGCAGGTGGCGAGCTGGCGCGCTCGGCCTCGCGGATGGCCACCAGCGCCCCATACCACCAGCTACGCGCCAAACGGGGCACCATCGACCTGGAGCTCGTGCGGGCCATGCAGCAGCCCGTCGAGGACTCGACCGAGGCGCTGCGGTCGGCCCGAGAGCGGGTGGCGTCGGTGCGATCCCCGTGGCTGGTCCCGCCGATCGGCTCCGAGCTCGACGAGTTCGCCTCGGACCTCGACCGGTCGTTGCCGCAAGCCGAGCTGGCGTCGGAGGGCCTGCGGGTCGCGCCGCGCCTGCTCGGCGGGGAGGGGCGCCGGCGGTATCTCCTCCTGTTCACCAGCCCGGCCGAGACCCGGTTCCTCGGGGGCTTCGTGGGCTCCTACGGCGTGCTCACCGCGCTCGATGGGGAGTTGACCCTCGAGCGCTCGGGTGCGTCGGCGGAGCTGAGCGCCGGGCCCGGCGACGAGTTCCATCTGGAGGGCTTCGAGGAGACCCTCGTCCGGTACGGCAGGTACCAGCCACAACGGTTCGTGCAGAACCTCACCGTGTCGCCCGACCTGCCGACCGACGCCGCTCTCGCCCGCGCCGTGTTCCCCCAGACACCCGGAGGGGAGCCCATCGATGGGGTGATCGTGGCCGACCCGTTCGCGATCGCCGCGCTCCTCGAGCTCACCGGTCCGGTTCCGGTGGAGGGACTCGACACCCCCCTCGATCCGACCAACGCCGCCCGCTACCTGCTCGAAGGCCAGTACCAGCGCTTCGAAGGCGATCTCGACGCGCGCCGCGATCGCTTGGCCGCCGCGGCCCGAGCGACCTTCGACGCCCTCCTCGAAGCCGATCTCCCCGGACCCCGCCGACTCGGCGACGTGCTCGGCCCGATGGTCGAGCAGAAGCGGCTGCTGGTGTGGACCTTCGACGATGCCGAGCAGGCGTTCCTCGAGCACCTGGGTGCCGCCGGGCGTTTCAGCCCCCCCGACCAGAGCGACTACCTGTCGGTACGGGTCGCGAACGCCAACGCCAACAAGATCGACGCGTACCTGCACCGGATCATCGACTACGACGTGAGATTCGATCCCGGCACGGGCCAGCTCTCGGCGACGCTGACGGTGGAGCTGGTCAACGACTCACCGGGCTCGGGCCTGCCCCCATACGTCATCGGCAACCATCGAGGTGAACCACCCGGAACCAACACCACCTACCTGTCCCTCTACACCCCGTCCCTGGTGGTCGGGGCCACCATCGATGGCCGGCCGCTGGCCCTCGAACCGCAGAGGGAGCTGGGGGGAACGGTCTGGTCGGCATTGGTCTCGGTGCCCCCGCAGAGCCGGACGACCCTCCGGTTCCAGCTCGAGGGCCAGCTGCCCGGCGGGACGACCTACCATCTCGCGGCGCTCAGCCAGCCGCTCGCCCACCCCGATCTCCTGCGCGTTCGGGTCAGCTCTGCCGACGGAGCCTTCGGGGTCCGGGAGGGGGAAGGCCTGGAGATCCGCGATGGCTCCGCCTCGGGCGAGCTGACCTGGTCGGCGGATCACTGGTTGCGGGCCGGCTTCCGCCGGCGTTGA
- a CDS encoding acyl-CoA dehydrogenase family protein translates to MFEWSDEQLMLRDAVRQFIEKEIVPVHDQLEHGDLPPYAILRKLFSTFGMDVVARENFKKRIDFERRVEEARAKGEPVPEKPARDGGTDPSFTMIPIIELCRYSPGMVTAMGVSMGLTAAAISSRGTIRQKERWVPELLTLEKVGAWAITEPNSGSDAFGSMKSTARRDGSEYVLNGSKTFITNGPYADTIVFICKLDEGNPPEERKILSFVLDRGMPGLEQSKPLRKMGLHSSPTGELFLSDVRVGTDRLIGETEDVPSGGREGAKDTFSMERSGVAAMALGIIEQCLEVSVEYAKNRVQFGQPIGNFQLIQEKLARMEVHRLNVQNLVFRYIEMSQAGRGLTLAEASAMKLYAARAAVEVAMEAVQLFGGNGYMAEFKVEQLARDAKVLQIYAGTDEIQITHIAKDLLRR, encoded by the coding sequence GTGTTCGAGTGGAGCGACGAGCAGCTGATGCTGCGCGATGCGGTCCGCCAGTTCATCGAGAAGGAGATCGTGCCCGTGCACGATCAGCTCGAACATGGTGACCTCCCGCCCTACGCCATCCTCCGCAAGCTGTTCTCCACCTTCGGGATGGACGTCGTCGCTCGCGAGAACTTCAAGAAACGGATCGACTTCGAGCGCCGGGTCGAGGAGGCCCGGGCCAAGGGCGAGCCGGTGCCGGAGAAGCCGGCGCGCGACGGGGGCACCGACCCGTCGTTCACCATGATCCCGATCATCGAGCTGTGCCGCTACTCACCCGGCATGGTCACGGCCATGGGGGTGTCGATGGGTCTCACCGCGGCAGCTATCAGCAGCCGGGGCACCATCCGCCAGAAGGAGCGCTGGGTGCCCGAGCTGCTCACGCTGGAGAAGGTGGGCGCCTGGGCGATCACGGAGCCCAACTCCGGTTCGGACGCGTTCGGTTCGATGAAGTCGACCGCCCGCCGCGACGGCTCGGAGTACGTGTTGAACGGTTCGAAGACGTTCATCACCAACGGTCCCTACGCGGACACGATCGTGTTCATCTGTAAGCTCGACGAGGGCAACCCGCCCGAGGAGCGCAAGATCCTCTCGTTCGTGCTCGACCGTGGCATGCCTGGTCTCGAGCAGTCCAAGCCCCTCCGCAAGATGGGGCTGCACAGCTCTCCGACCGGCGAGCTGTTCCTCTCGGACGTGCGGGTGGGCACCGACCGGCTCATCGGTGAGACCGAGGACGTGCCTTCCGGGGGACGTGAAGGGGCGAAGGACACCTTCTCCATGGAACGCTCCGGGGTGGCGGCAATGGCCCTCGGGATCATCGAGCAGTGCCTCGAGGTGTCGGTGGAGTACGCGAAGAACCGCGTGCAGTTCGGCCAGCCGATCGGGAACTTCCAGCTCATCCAGGAGAAGCTGGCCCGCATGGAGGTCCACCGGCTCAACGTGCAGAACCTCGTGTTCCGCTACATCGAGATGAGCCAGGCGGGACGCGGGCTCACGCTGGCCGAGGCCTCGGCGATGAAGCTGTACGCGGCGCGCGCCGCGGTGGAGGTGGCGATGGAGGCGGTGCAGCTCTTCGGCGGCAACGGCTACATGGCCGAGTTCAAGGTGGAGCAGCTGGCCCGGGATGCCAAGGTCCTGCAGATCTACGCCGGCACCGACGAGATCCAGATCACCCACATCGCCAAGGACCTCCTCCGCCGCTGA
- a CDS encoding LPXTG cell wall anchor domain-containing protein — MKFVSPAGRDGTARQTEDNTQMRALRTTRLLLATFLAGLIVVAAAPVVQAQQGYAGGATLTVSNPAPACGSSVTLTGTGFKPNAPVTLTQEGGGAIGTVTTDASGTFSFVWTIAEPCTAGTVVIQASDGTTVLSVSITIGGTTVQTTGTTTLPRTGSDNGNLLRAGVLLVAAGGLLVLATRKRAGATVGSDA; from the coding sequence GTGAAGTTCGTGTCACCGGCGGGACGCGACGGAACCGCCCGACAGACGGAGGACAACACCCAGATGCGAGCTCTGCGGACCACCCGTCTCCTCTTGGCGACGTTCCTCGCAGGCCTGATCGTCGTCGCCGCTGCCCCGGTGGTGCAGGCGCAGCAGGGCTACGCCGGCGGCGCGACCCTCACGGTCAGCAACCCTGCACCGGCCTGCGGTAGCTCGGTCACGTTGACGGGCACGGGCTTCAAGCCCAACGCCCCGGTGACCTTGACCCAGGAGGGCGGTGGCGCCATCGGCACGGTCACCACCGATGCCAGCGGGACCTTCTCCTTCGTGTGGACGATCGCCGAGCCGTGCACGGCCGGGACCGTCGTCATCCAGGCCAGCGACGGCACCACCGTCCTCAGCGTGTCGATCACCATCGGCGGCACCACGGTGCAGACCACGGGCACGACGACGCTGCCTCGGACGGGCTCCGACAACGGCAACCTGCTCCGAGCCGGGGTCCTGCTGGTCGCCGCCGGTGGCCTGCTGGTCCTCGCCACCCGCAAGCGTGCCGGGGCCACGGTCGGCAGCGACGCCTGA
- a CDS encoding lipopolysaccharide biosynthesis protein gives MKGGARLGVGVTAAANVTLAGLNAASGVLLARSLGPTGRGEVAAIQLWGFLLATVAVLGTTDAVVYFSARRSERAGTFATSAAALTMLAALPVVAAGWVAMPVLLASQSPDTVRLARLFLLFVPLYAVANQPGQALRGLSSFTRWNVVRLLPSVLWVVVVVSAIATGNRSPGFVTVGFLLGWVLSFGVSVGMARPVVRPPYRVDVTSWGPMLRYGLPLMLASIPQWLNVRLDQLLLAAFVPSEELGLYVVAVAWAGLVTPLVNALGVVLFPRLAAEQDEQAREQVLFLGIRVTVLVTAGLVLAVGVLTPLAVPLFFGGAFAAAIGPAAILVAGSGLLATNFVLEEGFRGLGRPGDVLRAELGGLAATAVLLAALLPRLGILGAALASLGGYLMTTLLLLHGLRRTVTGGVLSRCVPHRQDVRELVAGVASLARLRPAQG, from the coding sequence ATGAAGGGTGGTGCCCGTCTCGGTGTGGGCGTTACCGCTGCGGCGAACGTGACCCTCGCCGGGCTCAACGCCGCCAGCGGGGTCCTGCTGGCCAGATCGCTCGGACCGACCGGTCGCGGTGAGGTGGCCGCGATCCAGCTCTGGGGCTTCCTGCTGGCGACCGTTGCCGTACTCGGCACCACCGATGCCGTGGTCTACTTCTCCGCCCGGCGATCCGAGCGAGCGGGCACCTTCGCCACCTCTGCCGCGGCGCTCACCATGCTGGCAGCCCTTCCCGTGGTGGCCGCCGGCTGGGTGGCGATGCCCGTGCTCCTCGCCTCGCAATCGCCGGACACGGTGCGCCTGGCGCGGCTGTTCCTGCTGTTCGTCCCGCTCTACGCCGTGGCCAACCAGCCTGGCCAGGCGCTCCGAGGCCTGTCGAGCTTCACCCGTTGGAATGTCGTGCGCCTCCTGCCTTCGGTGCTGTGGGTCGTCGTGGTCGTGTCCGCCATCGCGACCGGCAACCGGTCACCTGGCTTCGTCACCGTCGGGTTCCTGTTGGGGTGGGTGCTGAGCTTCGGGGTCTCGGTGGGCATGGCTCGCCCGGTCGTGCGCCCGCCCTACCGGGTGGATGTCACCTCATGGGGCCCGATGTTGCGCTACGGCCTGCCGCTGATGCTGGCGTCGATCCCGCAGTGGTTGAACGTTCGGCTCGATCAGCTCCTGCTGGCGGCGTTCGTCCCCAGCGAGGAGCTCGGCCTGTACGTCGTGGCCGTCGCCTGGGCCGGGCTCGTCACGCCGCTGGTCAACGCTCTCGGCGTGGTGCTGTTCCCACGCCTGGCGGCAGAGCAGGATGAGCAGGCCCGTGAGCAGGTGCTGTTCCTCGGCATCCGGGTCACGGTGCTGGTCACCGCCGGCCTCGTGCTCGCCGTCGGGGTGCTCACGCCGCTCGCGGTGCCGCTCTTCTTCGGGGGAGCGTTCGCCGCCGCGATCGGTCCGGCAGCCATCCTGGTGGCCGGCAGCGGCCTGCTGGCCACCAACTTCGTGCTCGAGGAGGGCTTCCGTGGCCTCGGGCGGCCCGGTGACGTCCTGCGGGCCGAGCTCGGCGGGCTGGCGGCGACCGCGGTGCTCCTGGCAGCGCTGCTGCCCCGCCTCGGCATCCTCGGTGCGGCCCTCGCGTCGCTCGGTGGCTACCTGATGACGACGCTGCTGCTCCTGCACGGGCTCCGCCGCACGGTCACCGGCGGGGTGCTCAGCCGGTGCGTGCCCCACCGCCAGGACGTCCGTGAGCTGGTGGCCGGTGTCGCCTCGCTGGCCCGGCTGCGTCCCGCTCAGGGTTGA
- a CDS encoding tyrosine-protein kinase domain-containing protein, producing the protein MASNVPSGAAHLELRDYLRILQRRKLVIIIVTAVCTAAALVLSFLQTPLYAATAKILIQKQSLSTGFEQSSGRITPDLAGEIEQQFFNGQAVRDLARDRLGFPATASASVIGRGAVLQVRAVSADAQRAAEIANAYAQAYIDARREGMLREYLATAEAIQGKVADLDAKIEELDAQLARLPSSSDRDGQSAEAASLRVRRDSLITQKAALEKSLDEVEVGADLARGGGPEIVAPATPPERPFRPNPPRDALGGLFLGVLLGVAAALLLEYLDDSIKGEAEVAAVTGGAAVLAVIPRVPDWRNRSDAMLVSLEHPSSPTAEAYRTLRTSVQFAGLDRPLRTLQVTSPRSQDGKSTTATNLAVALARAGQRVILIDCDLRRPRVHDFFGLSNAVGFTSVLVGDVPLVNATQAVPGLDRLRVLASGPTPADPSELLSTRRAVELINSIKEACDIVVIDTPPVLPVSDALVLSDVIDAVIVVVAAGSTTKKEAQRAFELLRQVDAPVIGVVMNAGPAERGYGYGYGYSSELDRRQRRSTRRARPVDGNGHGDHAERFPEATAQP; encoded by the coding sequence ATGGCCTCGAACGTCCCGAGCGGCGCCGCGCATCTCGAGCTCCGCGACTACCTGCGCATCCTCCAGCGTCGCAAGCTCGTCATCATCATCGTGACGGCCGTCTGCACGGCGGCGGCGCTGGTGCTGTCCTTCCTCCAGACTCCCCTCTATGCCGCCACGGCGAAGATCCTCATCCAGAAGCAGTCCCTGTCGACCGGCTTCGAGCAATCGAGCGGGCGGATCACGCCGGATCTCGCCGGTGAGATCGAGCAGCAGTTCTTCAATGGTCAGGCTGTTCGGGACCTCGCTCGTGACCGACTCGGCTTCCCGGCGACCGCGTCGGCGTCCGTGATCGGTCGGGGCGCGGTCCTACAGGTCCGGGCGGTGAGTGCCGACGCTCAACGGGCCGCGGAGATCGCCAATGCGTACGCCCAGGCCTACATCGACGCTCGCCGTGAGGGCATGCTGCGCGAGTACCTGGCGACCGCCGAGGCTATCCAGGGCAAGGTCGCCGACCTCGACGCCAAGATCGAAGAGTTGGACGCCCAGCTCGCCCGCCTGCCGTCGAGCTCCGATCGCGACGGTCAATCCGCCGAGGCCGCGAGCCTGCGGGTCCGGCGCGACTCGCTCATCACCCAGAAGGCGGCCCTGGAGAAGAGCCTCGACGAGGTCGAGGTCGGCGCAGACCTCGCCCGCGGCGGGGGTCCCGAGATCGTCGCTCCCGCGACCCCGCCCGAGCGCCCGTTCCGTCCCAACCCACCCCGTGACGCTCTCGGAGGCCTGTTCCTCGGTGTGCTCCTCGGCGTCGCGGCCGCCCTGCTCCTCGAGTACCTCGACGACTCGATCAAGGGGGAAGCGGAGGTCGCGGCGGTGACCGGTGGCGCCGCGGTGCTCGCCGTCATTCCCCGCGTCCCGGATTGGCGCAACCGCTCCGACGCGATGCTCGTCTCGCTCGAGCACCCGTCCTCACCAACCGCCGAGGCCTACCGCACCTTGCGCACCTCCGTGCAGTTCGCGGGCCTGGATCGGCCGTTGCGAACCCTGCAGGTCACCAGCCCGCGTTCCCAGGACGGCAAGTCGACCACGGCCACCAACCTGGCGGTCGCCCTGGCCCGGGCCGGTCAACGGGTGATCCTCATCGACTGCGATCTGCGGCGTCCACGGGTCCACGACTTCTTCGGACTGTCGAACGCCGTGGGGTTCACCTCCGTGCTGGTTGGCGATGTCCCCTTGGTGAACGCCACGCAGGCCGTCCCCGGGCTCGATCGCCTGCGGGTCCTGGCATCGGGCCCCACACCGGCAGACCCCTCCGAGCTGCTCTCGACCCGGCGAGCGGTCGAGTTGATCAACTCGATCAAGGAGGCCTGCGACATCGTCGTGATCGACACCCCGCCGGTGCTGCCGGTGTCGGACGCGCTGGTGCTCTCCGATGTGATCGATGCGGTGATCGTCGTGGTGGCGGCGGGTTCGACGACCAAGAAGGAGGCGCAACGCGCCTTCGAGCTCCTCCGCCAGGTGGACGCGCCGGTGATCGGGGTGGTCATGAACGCCGGGCCCGCCGAACGGGGGTACGGCTACGGGTACGGCTACTCGAGCGAGCTCGACCGCCGCCAGCGGCGGTCGACCCGGCGCGCCCGCCCCGTCGATGGCAACGGCCACGGCGACCATGCGGAGCGCTTCCCGGAGGCGACCGCTCAACCCTGA